Within Paeniglutamicibacter psychrophenolicus, the genomic segment GGATCTTCACCGACACCCCGGTGTTCGCGCAAATCGGCCCGGCGATGATCGCGCTCTTCCCCTTCATCGTGATGTTCCTGGTCACCTCCATTGCCACGCTGCGCGAGCGGCGCAGCGGCACCCTGGAACGCCTGCTGTCCCTGCCGCTGGGCAAGGCCGACTTCATCCTGGGCTACGCGCTGGCCTTCGGGTTGCTGGCGATCGCGCAGACCGCGATCGCGGTGGGCTTCGCCGTGTGGGTCTGCGGGTTGGACGTGGGCGGGAACCTGGGACTGCTGTTCGCCGTGGCGATCGTCGACGCACTGCTGGGCACCTCGCTGGGTCTTTTGGCCAGCGCCTTTGCCCGCAGCGAGTTCCAGGTCGTCCAATTCATGCCGGCCTTCATCTTCCCGCAGGTGCTGCTCGGCGGAATTTTCCTGCCCCGGGGCCAGCTGCCCGAGGTCCTGGAGAAGATCGGCGACTGGCTGCCGCTGAGCCACGCCATCGATGCGCTGAACGCAGTGGCCCGCAACGACCAGGACGCCGGCTACATCTGGCTGCGCATCGGCTTCATTGCCGCATGGATCCTGGCCGCCATCGTCGTGGGCTCCATGACGCTGCGCCGCCGCACCCCCTGATCGGCGGGACCCGGCGGCGACACTGGATAATGGGGCGGGTGAGCACCCAGCAGATCCGGCAGGAAAACCCCCTACCCACCCACGACTTCGACCTGGCAGCCATCGGGCACGGGCTGGTCTTTGCCCATTCCCTGCCAGAACTTGCCCAGGTGATTGAGGCCGGCGGGGCCAGCGCCACCGCGGTCATCCAGGCACCCCCGGGCACCGGCAAGACCACCCTGGTCCCGCCGCTGGTCGCCAACGCAGTGGCCGCACGCACCGGGGCGCCCGCCCGCATCGTGGTCACCCAGCCGCGCCGTGTCGCCGCCCGTTCGGCCGCCCGCCGCCTGTCCTTCCTGGACGGCAGCAGCATGGGGGCCCGGGTGGGCTTCACGGTGCGCGGGGAACGCACCGCCGGGGACCACACGCTGGTGGAGTTCGTGACCCCCGGGATCCTGCTGCGCCGGCTGCTGGCCGACCCCGGACTGGAAAACGTGGACGCGGTGATCATCGACGAGGTGCACGAACGCGGGCTGGAAACCGACCTGCTGCTGGGCATGCTGCGCGAGGTCCACGAACTGCGCGGGGACCTCACCCTGGTGGCCATGTCAGCCACGCTCGATGCCCCGCGCTTCGCGCAACTGCTGGGGGATGCCACCGGCAGCAGGGAGGCGCCGCTGGTTGACTGTCCTTCCGCGCTGCACGAACTGGCCGTGCGCTGGGCACCGCAGGCCGCCCCAAGACTGACCGACCGCGGGGTCTCACGCACCTTCCTCACCCACGTGGCTGCCGTCGCCGCCGAGGCCCATGCCAAGGCACTGGAAACCGACCCGGGCATCGACGCGTTGGTGTTCCTGCCCGGGGCCTGGGAAGTTGCCGACGTCGCGGCCCAGCTGCGCACCAGGGCCGAAGGCACCGAGGTGCTCGAGCTGCACGGCCAGGTGCCCGCCAATGAGCAGGACCGCGCGGTCTCCGGGCGCCAACCCGGTGGCAAACCGCGCATCATCGTCTCCACCTCGCTGGCCGAATCCTCGCTCACCGTCCCCGGGGTACGGCTGGTCATCGACTCCGGGCTGGCCCGCGAACCGCGCCGCGACGCGGCCCGCGGCATGAGCGGACTGGTCACTGTCTCCGCCTCTCGGGCCTCGTGCATCCAGCGCGCCGGGCGTGCCGCCCGCCTGGGCCCGGGCACCGTGGTGCGCTGCTTCGAGGAAAAGAGCTTCGCCGCGGCGCCGGCACACCCCCGCGCCGAGATCACCGTGGCGGACCTCGCCTCCGCAGCCCTCATCCTGGCCTGCTGGGGCGCCCCCGGCGGGGAAGGGCTGGCGCTGCCCGAAGCGCCGCCTGCCTCCAGCCTGCAGGCCGCCACCACGGTGCTCGAACACCTCGGCGCGATCGAGCACACAGGGCACGCCACCGCGCTGGGCCGGCGCCTGGCCTCGATCCCGGCCGACCCGCGGCTCGGGCGTGCCTTGCTTGACGGTGCGCCGCTGGCCGGGGCTGCCACCGCCGCACGCATCGTCGCGTTGCTGGCCGGTGACTACCGTGCCCAGGGTGCCGACCTCGGGGCGTTGCTGGCCTCCCTGCGCAGCGGCAAGCACCCCGGCTCCGGTGCCTGGAAGCGCGAAGCGGCCCGCCTCGAACGCATCGCCAAGCAGGCAGCAGGCAAGACGGACCGGTCCGCGGACCCGTTCCCCGGCGATCCGCTGGGCCTCATCACAGCGTTGGCCTTCCCTGGCCAGGTGGCCCGGCGGGTCGAAGGCGCCGCCGGGACCACGTACCTGCTGGCCTCCGGCACCCGGGCCGGGCTTCCGGCGTCAAGCCCCGTGGCGCACCACGCCTGGATCGCGGTGGCCGAGGTGGCCCGGGCCGCCGGACGCGATGCGGCGGGCACCGGCGCGCTGGTCCGCGCCGCGGCGCCGCTGGACGAGGCCACCGCGCTGCTTGCAGCAGCGCACCTGGAAACCCAGGACACTGCCACGGTCTTTGCCAACCGGAAGCTCACCGCCCGGGACGTGCACCGGCTCGGAGCCATCGAGCTGACCAGCACCCCCGTGGCACCCACCCGCGCCCAGGGCCGCACCGCGGTGCTCGACGCGCTGCGGGCCAACGGACTGGGCATGCTGAGGTTCTCCGTCTCCGCCACGGCGCTGCGCAACAGGCTGGCCATGGTGCACCGCGAGCTCGGGGACCCGTGGCCGTCGATGGATGACGCAGCGCTGCTGGAGGCTGCAGAGACCTGGCTGGCCCCGGAACTCGAGGCGCTCGCCGGGGGCAAGCCCGCCGGCTCCCTGCACCTGGCCGATGCGCTGCGCAGGATGCTGCCCTGGCCCGAGGCCAGCCACCTCGACGAGTTGGTCCCCGAGCGCCTCGCGGTGCCCAGCGGATCGAAGATCCGCATCGACTACCCGGGCGTCGATGACTCTGGAGCGCCGCCGGTGGTAGCGGTGAAGCTGCAGGAATGCTTCGGGCTCGCGACCTCCCCGGCGCTGGTGCGCGGCCGGGTCCCGGTGCTTTTCCACCTGCTCTCCCCGGCCGGACGCCCGCTGGCCGTCACCGACGACCTGGCCTCCTTCTGGTCAGGGCCCTACACGCAGGTGCGTGCGGAAAACCGCGGACGCTACCCCAAGCACCCGTGGCCCGAGGACCCGTGGACTGCCCCGGCGACCCGCCACGTGAAAAAGCGCATGGGCCAGCCCTAGGCACCTCCATGGCACACTGGTGGGCATGAGCCCGCGCAGACCCATTCCCCTCGCCACCAGGCGCCGCCCGTCCGGGCTGCTGCTGATCTGCCTGGCCGGGATCGCCTGGGGCACCATCGGCCCGGCCGTCCAGCTCGCGCACCGGGCCTCGGGGCTTTCGCCCTCGCTGCTCGGCTCCTACCGGGCCGCCGCGGCCGCCCTCGCATTGCTGGTGGCGGCCTTGGTTGCAGGTCGGCTGCGCGAGTGCTGGGTGCTGGGCCGGGCAAACCCCGGGCGCGCGGTGGCCGTGGGGTCCTTGACGGCGGTCTTCCAGTTCTTCTTTTTCCTGGCTGTGGTGTGGGCAGGGGTCAGCGTCGGCACGGTGGTGGCCCTGGGCCTGGCACCGGTGTTGTTGCTCGTGCTCAAGTCCGTCCGCTCCAGGGCCCTGCCGCGGCCCGGGGCGCTGGCCACGGTCGCCGTGGCGCTGGCGGGGCTGTGCCTGGTGAGTCTTGCCGGTGCCGAGGTTTCCACCGCACCGCACCCGGTGCTGGGAATCCTGGCCGCGCTGGTCTCGGGGACGGGGTTTGCGCTGGCTGCCGATGCGGCCGTGCCGCTGGCCCGGGTGCTGGACCCCTTCGCGTTGACCGTCATCACCATGGTGCTGGCCGCCGTCTGCCTGGTCCCAGCAGGCCTGGTGCTGGCCTGGGTGAACACCGAGCCGCTTGGCACGACCGATGCCGGGTCCTGGTGGCTGGTCATCTATCTGGGTGTGGTGACCATGGCGCTGGCCTACGGCCTGTTCTATGCCGGGTTGCGCACCACCTCAAGCGCCAACGCGGTGGTTGCCACGCTGCTCGAACCTGCAACGGCGGTGCTGATCGCGGTGCTCTTTCTGGGCGATGAGCCCACGCCCGCCTCCGCGACCGGATTCTTCCTGATCATTGCGGCAATCGCCACGCTGGGCCGTGCGCCGAAGGACCCCGTACCTGGTGTTCGGCGCACAAGTATCGCCGTTCCGGACCCGGACTGACGGCGTTCGCCGGCATGCGGACCGGGCGGCGGTGCCACCGATTTGACGCCCAACAGCCCTGAAAGGCACGGGCAG encodes:
- a CDS encoding ABC transporter permease, with product MSATRILATTARVLNQVRHDHRTLGLLLLVPALLVGLVAWIFTDTPVFAQIGPAMIALFPFIVMFLVTSIATLRERRSGTLERLLSLPLGKADFILGYALAFGLLAIAQTAIAVGFAVWVCGLDVGGNLGLLFAVAIVDALLGTSLGLLASAFARSEFQVVQFMPAFIFPQVLLGGIFLPRGQLPEVLEKIGDWLPLSHAIDALNAVARNDQDAGYIWLRIGFIAAWILAAIVVGSMTLRRRTP
- the hrpB gene encoding ATP-dependent helicase HrpB; the protein is MGRVSTQQIRQENPLPTHDFDLAAIGHGLVFAHSLPELAQVIEAGGASATAVIQAPPGTGKTTLVPPLVANAVAARTGAPARIVVTQPRRVAARSAARRLSFLDGSSMGARVGFTVRGERTAGDHTLVEFVTPGILLRRLLADPGLENVDAVIIDEVHERGLETDLLLGMLREVHELRGDLTLVAMSATLDAPRFAQLLGDATGSREAPLVDCPSALHELAVRWAPQAAPRLTDRGVSRTFLTHVAAVAAEAHAKALETDPGIDALVFLPGAWEVADVAAQLRTRAEGTEVLELHGQVPANEQDRAVSGRQPGGKPRIIVSTSLAESSLTVPGVRLVIDSGLAREPRRDAARGMSGLVTVSASRASCIQRAGRAARLGPGTVVRCFEEKSFAAAPAHPRAEITVADLASAALILACWGAPGGEGLALPEAPPASSLQAATTVLEHLGAIEHTGHATALGRRLASIPADPRLGRALLDGAPLAGAATAARIVALLAGDYRAQGADLGALLASLRSGKHPGSGAWKREAARLERIAKQAAGKTDRSADPFPGDPLGLITALAFPGQVARRVEGAAGTTYLLASGTRAGLPASSPVAHHAWIAVAEVARAAGRDAAGTGALVRAAAPLDEATALLAAAHLETQDTATVFANRKLTARDVHRLGAIELTSTPVAPTRAQGRTAVLDALRANGLGMLRFSVSATALRNRLAMVHRELGDPWPSMDDAALLEAAETWLAPELEALAGGKPAGSLHLADALRRMLPWPEASHLDELVPERLAVPSGSKIRIDYPGVDDSGAPPVVAVKLQECFGLATSPALVRGRVPVLFHLLSPAGRPLAVTDDLASFWSGPYTQVRAENRGRYPKHPWPEDPWTAPATRHVKKRMGQP
- a CDS encoding DMT family transporter, with the translated sequence MSPRRPIPLATRRRPSGLLLICLAGIAWGTIGPAVQLAHRASGLSPSLLGSYRAAAAALALLVAALVAGRLRECWVLGRANPGRAVAVGSLTAVFQFFFFLAVVWAGVSVGTVVALGLAPVLLLVLKSVRSRALPRPGALATVAVALAGLCLVSLAGAEVSTAPHPVLGILAALVSGTGFALAADAAVPLARVLDPFALTVITMVLAAVCLVPAGLVLAWVNTEPLGTTDAGSWWLVIYLGVVTMALAYGLFYAGLRTTSSANAVVATLLEPATAVLIAVLFLGDEPTPASATGFFLIIAAIATLGRAPKDPVPGVRRTSIAVPDPD